One window of the Lytechinus pictus isolate F3 Inbred chromosome 5, Lp3.0, whole genome shotgun sequence genome contains the following:
- the LOC129261115 gene encoding protocadherin Fat 1-like isoform X1, producing the protein MMAIDKDVGSNSDLSYFIRDGNTQSRFYIDATTGVVTCSKTLSEGERYVLQIEVKDNGPSRRRSDIARLPIVVTTAPVESSNAPIFDTLMETETRITESDAVGSFINYVFAIDPDGDEVRYAINDGNEDGAFFIDPQGGFILIAQPLDSETKSSYNLTISASDGFNEATTMIHILVTDVNDNPPILEQELYEINIPENTRVNSPVLQIMATDNDATDRLVFTLPSTSDPASRYRFRIDNHNGVIYLNESLDHESQRQHVLNVEVKDYNYGTHRTYARVVVNVMDSNDHMPEFSAESYEGKVFETAAVGTRVVDVFAFDRDQGSNAELTYSIVQGNIGQAFNIDPILGTVTVGHELDIEQEAKYALVVRATDHGVQPLSNVCFVNVTVTLSNNAPPRFREEEYIREVAENLLGNQFVAQISAVSRSSVYYEITRGNDDRRFDINSNSGIITTAMPLDYEEVSMYNLTVQATNMVGLRTNTCLVIHVQDVNDNSPVFSSVEYVGSISESASLKSVVLDDDSRPLVISAEDADSGPNAHLVYEIIDRDAQMYFSIDESTGAIRTKMPLDHERIPEFEFSVQVHDTGSPQMMADKPARVRITIIDINDSMPQFVKAVFEAQLLLPTYAGVYVLTVTAVDDDEVSMSQLEYSIHEGDRSHHFSIDPRSGDIFVANSTNLNSDYDLTVRVTDGLNINHAQVLIHVEARPTSSLRFPANECYAIIRENSSTVHDVAVLSVIGSTLNEPLTYTILNPSPMFSIKPTSGIVRNTGIPFDREEQDSYHIVVEARDRRDPPRVAHIIVNVEILDINDNPPIFIHHQYNAIVQVDANVGEVVRQVTAIDRDVSKNGEVQYTLVEGGEGHFAIDSNTGVITVLQKIGANSQNKNFTLKIKASDRGKPNHSTVVNVPITVRNKAMPVFEEQYYRSTIPEDLELHSAVLQIQAISPHGRDLIYSIGEGDEFNQFDINPLTGVINLIGTVDYETRQLYSLEVLASDTLTGASAMVTVDITISDVNDVMPSFNQKIYQAVLSEAVPVGSTVLQISTTDQDSPKNSGVRYQIVQSDNQTGHFHIAANSGLILTSHVLDYEEHKKHNFLVVATDSGMPPLRSETRVSIRITDMNDNPPQFVHRDYYCSVSEIAERGAFVTAVSATDRDISDMDQLTYSIVSGNEDMTFTINKKTGIISLSNSQKPQLMTGRGYHQLNVSTSDHVFTSSATVHINVTRVNRHPPVFSQEEYITDFMENGTAGEVVFQVVASDDDSGDNGVVTYSIISAEARRMFDIDSETGEIHSRMLLDLESVSDRMLPVPIMAVDGGGKTAYTTVNVILNDRNDNVPRFEMREYKAFTRSNMEIDVPILVVTATDVDSGSNALLTYSFESGTAQSALDLFEIDPKTGSISASSSLQGEEGSTFQFFVGVTDSGNPPLNWVTAAEIYVLSEDDELPVFDGLVNEPDIDVAENTPVGTVLSSFLAHSNSSLTYSLVPGNEVHTNDPSHFSIDEHGNLTLVSALDFESVSWYKLIIKASTNTEPSISAYFTVLVTVTDVNDNMPVFEDVTYNIKVPENTPVDDAILKVVARDADAGSNGQVLYYLDVENDLEVFEKFELNEMTGILTIQEGLDRETAITYDILILARDVTNEDFTSTATVHVTVMDFNDSPPRFTQKVYPGEVLESDPIGTVTVSIEAVDGDIGANAQVVYYITSGDPFNHFAIESNSGMIYVTNPLDRELKDTYRLNVTATDGLFSDTAQVVISVQDINDNSPVCAQTLYTENIRENLASGHYILHVTASDADIGSNAEITFSLEGEGSELFTIEKDQDQNTGTVRTSGALDYEAQQFYRFQVIASDGGGLSCSSDISIGLLDVNDNPPAFSQLIYNVSVSENTTVNTLLTRVQAIDPDKDANRRHRFSISDGNSEATFSLDDESGILTLIQPLDRELRSHYNLTLGVTDILQASLTTSAQLIVNVLDENDNEPQFESDLYNASITEDAEIGSIVVTVLAISQDVGLNAEIMYQIVSGNEHGKFKIDSTTGEISVAFELDFEMSNKYYLTVKATDMGTNPLSDTTTINIFITDANDNSPVFSEDIYSISVNEAARVEGDVIQVMATDADSGDNGRVSYSIVHGNLFNQFTINPDNGLVSLAAELDREQISSYSLGVRASDAGEEPRYTDVTVQIIVDDINDNPPLLPRQNYTIIQQEDTAVEADLLQLNATDLDTQANGPPFIFEIVRGNDNGAFFITSTNMLRNRIWFNRDIETQYNLTIKVSDSARSPLYSLSYITIIIIDPMNMPEVVTPVKISINSFEETFPGGWIGQISASDADPYDELVFELQNDNVFRIGRDDGLIIAPPDLDEGFYHINASVSDGQFTVYAEANVTVQMLNQAMLNNSVTITFADVTPEEFLPNSGIFMYTVANHFSGATPEDVTIITFHPSAENNDNTDVVFSIHRSKSRESFFKPKQIQRQMESLSAALHERMKHDVVSAVSDLCTADSCEESYICNNIVRLDFSDILTFTTDDESFVSSRLYRDFTCTCVVDSCVTTTKKPTTTKATTTTTPKPRTPSVINDPCASNPCHANMNCRRDGYSGYVCECMDDSLSCLPGPDEAMNFNGQSYVTYTDLVLSTSSTLFSASINTDRPNGVIMDGAGEFDYSVLEIENGYLTYRLNCGTGEAKIRITQKKVNDFGWHKISINREKNHAVLTLDGQYTAEGTAPGENQDLNIDTISIGSTPPAKGRARRSADVGFTGCMGGLSLDNSPLPLLGDSVQPHNIGKCQRRWPMDCSPNPCENDGNCLDYGYSITCDCLHNWSGERCEIKNCQDDVDCEEYPTITSGFPLHLIIIIISVLVAIIIIVFILAACRYHRNKRRRSRYPPRDGMGRSYDDDYKRDSKLSDSDYPLNLPLNPIATPPSPTPPPLPTRPASYTRSNHNSLNNLDRDRHDDIPYHGQPISMPPSLAPVPSNSASDSDSIAKPTWEFDTPSTHNSFIDGRDSNKGLSPHPMQHSQPSILPPVRRGLNTPMNIRHPPVESPPAYRAVNPNQADMVSMSSVNTENEDDGLRGGLKSSNKPKGSALVKPGKTKVIKDDKNPDKVTEKDISTDNDTDGSEDVHNTSNEGEIIGLNDLEQMAALASKRNSTFSMEDENSSKRNSQHSEGGEPEPVVTTSVKCVRFNMEPEINQFEVLSSQSEAPTDSESERPYVERDQSLRRSGGPMEVEQQPVDMNTNVDPTEFGVDGPVLVVADVSCQTDDELDDDDEAGENDPFLPAGSPLETTTEFHDTHQTVYIHRSPQSSPEEERGGNHSINTQTHPQPHTHGPQRGKKGFQWDYSDWVQHPEALNNIPEIPPRAPRDSPTNVSTTTSHINEDDDYETEDDEDEYVGGDDTDYPPENDDMPIARAAQHFRRELENYPPMDDYNGLPLNAINMHPGHYLPSHGGSTLEVPPDYEGTGGSLDHETTPFLVPQRNHLARGPDYRRPISDISQDALSMSMYTSTNASCSDVSALEPDSEINLSEFEFDIEDHLTNLQTSTDV; encoded by the exons aTGGTAATGAGGATGGAGCATTCTTCATTGATCCTCAGGGTGGTTTTATCTTGATAGCCCAGCCCCTGGATAGTGAGACAAAGTCTTCTTATAATCTCACCATCTCAGCTTCAGATGGATTCAATGAAGCTACAACTATG ATTCACATCCTAGTTACTGATGTCAATGACAATCCCCCCATCCTCGAGCAAGAGCTGTACGAGATCAACATACCAGAGAACACCCGGGTCAACAGCCCAGTCCTCCAGATCATGGCCACCGACAACGACGCCACCGACCGCCTTGTCTTCACCCTCCCGAGCACCTCTGACCCGGCCAGTCGCTACCGCTTCCGCATCGACAACCACAATGGCGTCATCTACCTCAACGAGAGCCTGGACCACGAGTCCCAGCGGCAGCACGTGCTCAACGTGGAGGTCAAGGATTACAACTACGGCACCCATCGGACCTACGCCAGGGTGGTCGTCAACGTGATGGATTCTAACGATCACATGCCGGAGTTCAGCGCCGAGAGCTACGAGGGGAAGGTGTTCGAAACCGCGGCTGTTGGGACTCGTGTGGTTGATGTCTTTGCGTTTGATAGGGATCAGGGTTCAAATGCGGAGCTCACTTATTCCATTGTTCAAG GAAACATTGGTCAAGCCTTCAACATTGACCCAATCCTTGGGACAGTGACTGTCGGACATGAGCTGGACATTGAACAGGAGGCCAAATATGCCCTGGTGGTGCGAGCTACTGACCATGGTGTCCAACCTCTCAGCAATGTCTGCTTCGTCAATGTTACCGTCACGCTCTCCAACAACGCTCCACCGAGGTTCAGAGAAGAAGAATACATCAGGGAAGTTGCTGAGAATCTCCTTGGGAATCAGTTTGTGGCCCAGATTTCAGCCGTCAGTCGCTCATCAGTCTATTACGAGATCACCAGAGGTAATGATGACAGGCGCTTCGATATCAACTCCAACTCCGGTATCATCACAACAGCGATGCCTCTGGATTACGAAGAAGTCAGCATGTACAACCTGACAGTACAGGCAACCAATATGGTGGGACTTCGTACTAATACTTGTCTTGTGATCCATGTCCAGGATGTCAATGATAACTCACCCGTGTTCAGTTCCGTTGAGTATGTGGGTAGCATCTCTGAATCGGCGTCGCTCAAGAGTGTGGTCTTGGATGATGACAGTCGTCCATTGGTTATCAGCGCAGAGGATGCAGATTCGGGTCCCAATGCTCATCTGGTCTATGAGATCATTGATAGAGATGCACAGATGTACTTCAGTATTGATGAAAGCACTGGAGCCATCCGTACCAAGATGCCTCTGGATCATGAGCGTATCCCTGAGTTTGAGTTCTCTGTCCAGGTCCATGACACAGGCAGTCCTCAGATGATGGCTGACAAGCCTGCTAGGGTAAGGATCACTATTATCGATATCAACGACTCAATGCCACAGTTTGTCAAGGCAGTCTTTGAAGCACAGCTCCTACTGCCAACCTACGCTGGAGTGTATGTTTTGACGGTAACGGCTGTTGATGATGACGAAGTCAGCATGTCTCAGCTGGAATACTCAATTCACGAAGGTGACCGCAGTCACCACTTCAGTATTGATCCAAGGTCTGGGGATATCTTTGTTGCAAATAGCACAAACCTGAACAGCGATTACGACCTGACTGTCCGCGTCACCGATGGCCTCAATATCAACCATGCCCAGGTTCTGATCCATGTTGAAGCTCGCCCCACCTCCAGCTTGCGCTTCCCAGCCAACGAGTGCTACGCGATCATCCGTGAAAACTCCAGTACTGTCCACGACGTAGCCGTTCTCTCCGTCATAGGCAGCACCCTCAATGAACCACTCACCTACACCATCCTGAACCCTTCACCAATGTTCTCCATCAAGCCTACGTCAGGGATTGTACGAAATACCGGCATTCCCTTCGACAGGGAGGAGCAGGACAGCTATCACATTGTGGTTGAGGCCAGAGACAGACGTGATCCACCCAGAGTAGCCCACATCATCGTCAATGTTGAGATCCTGGACATCAATGACAACCCACCAATCTTCATCCATCATCAGTACAATGCCATTGTCCAGGTGGATGCCAATGTTGGAGAGGTTGTACGACAG GTTACAGCTATTGACAGAGATGTAAGCAAGAATGGTGAGGTTCAGTACACCCTGGTAGAAGGTGGTGAAGGTCACTTTGCCATTGATTCCAACACTGGTGTCATCACAGTACTTCAGAAGATTGGCGCCAACTCACAGAACAAGAATTTTACACTCAAGATCAAGGCGAGCGATAGAG GCAAGCCCAACCACAGTACAGTGGTGAATGTTCCGATCACAGTCCGCAACAAGGCCATGCCAGTCTTTGAGGAGCAGTACTACCGCTCAACCATCCCTGAAGATCTAGAGCTACACTCTGCCGTGCTGCAGATCCAAGCCATCTCACCCCATGGAAGGGATCTCATCTACAGCATTGGTGAAGGAGATGAGTTCAACCAGTTTGATATAAATCCTCTAACAG GAGTGATTAACCTGATTGGAACTGTAGACTACGAGACCCGTCAACTCTACAGCCTTGAGGTCCTAGCAAGCGACACCCTGACAGGAGCATCGGCTATGGTCACTGTGGACATCACCATCAGCGACGTCAACGATGTGATGCCCAGCTTCAACCAGAAGATCTACCAGGCAGTGCTGTCTGAGGCAGTCCCGGTCGGCTCTACAGTCCTCCAAATCAGCACCACTGATCAGGATTCACCCAAGAACAGCGGTGTCCGCTACCAGATTGTCCAGAGTGACAACCAGACGGGACACTTCCACATTGCAGCCAACAGCGGACTCATCCTCACCTCGCATGTGCTCGATTATGAAGAACACAAGAAGCACAACTTTCTTGTCGTGGCAACGGACAGTGGGATGCCACCGCTGAGAAGCGAGACGAGAGTCAGTATCCGAATCACCGACATGAACGACAACCCTCCGCAGTTTGTCCACCGGGATTATTACTGTTCAGTGAGCGAGATTGCAGAAAGGGGTGCCTTTGTGACGGCAGTGTCAGCAACAGACAGGGATATCTCTGACATGGATCAGCTGACCTACTCCATTGTGTCAGGAAATGAGGATATGACATTCACCATCAATAAGAAAACAG GCATCATCAGCCTCTCCAACTCCCAGAAGCCTCAGCTGATGACGGGGCGCGGCTACCACCAGCTGAACGTGTCCACCTCGGACCACGTCTTCACCAGTTCAGCTACCGTCCATATCAACGTCACCAGGGTCAACCGCCATCCTCCGGTCTTCAGCCAGGAGGAATACATCACTGACTTCATGGAGAATGGTACCGCCGGAGAAGTGGTCTTTCAG GTTGTGGCTTCTGATGATGACAGCGGTGACAATGGTGTTGTCACTTACTCTATCATTAGTGCTGAGGCTAGACGGATGTTTGATATCGACAGTGAAACAG GGGAGATTCACAGCAGAATGCTTCTTGATCTAGAGTCTGTCAGTGACAGGATGCTACCTGTACCCATTATGGCAGTCGACGGTGGAGGAAAGACTGCGTACACCACCGTCAATGTCATCCTCAATGACAGGAATGATAATGTACCACGCTTTGAGATGAGGGAATACAAGGCGTTCACTAGATCCAACATGGAAATCGATGTCCCCATTTTAGTG GTGACTGCGACAGATGTAGACTCTGGTAGCAATGCTTTGTTGACGTACTCGTTTGAGAGTGGTACTGCTCAGTCTGCATTAGATCTCTTTGAGATTGATCCTAAGACTGGAAGCATCTCGGCGTCATCATCTCTTCAAGGAGAAG AAGGATCTACCTTCCAATTCTTTGTTGGTGTGACCGATAGTGGCAATCCTCCACTGAACTGGGTGACGGCAGCAGAGATCTATGTCCTCTCTGAAGATGATGAACTGCCAGTCTTTGATGGGCTGGTCAACGAACCTGACATTGATGTCGCTGAGAATACACCCGTTGGAACGGTCCTCTCTAGCTTCCTAGCTCATAGCAATTCGTCCCTGACATATTCCTTGGTACCGGGTAATGAAGTGCACACCAACGATCCATCGCACTTCTCAATCGATGAACACGGTAACCTGACATTGGTGAGTGCCTTGGACTTTGAATCTGTCTCGTGGTACAAGCTGATCATCAAGGCCAGCACAAACACGGAGCCTTCTATATCAGCATACTTCACTGTCCTAGTGACAGTGACCGATGTCAATGACAACATGCCGGTGTTTGAAGACGTGACGTACAACATCAAGGTTCCAGAGAACACTCCGGTGGATGATGCCATATTGAAGGTTGTTGCAAGGGATGCTGACGCTGGCTCCAATGGCCAAGTCCTTTACTACCTTGATGTGGAGAACGACCTGGAAGTGTTTGAGAAGTTTGAGCTCAACGAGATGACCGGTATCTTGACCATCCAAGAGGGCCTTGACCGGGAGACAGCCATCACGTATGACATCCTTATCTTAGCCAGGGATGTCACCAACGAGGATTTCACATCCACCGCAACAGTTCACGTCACAGTGATGGATTTCAACGACTCGCCCCCGCGATTCACTCAGAAGGTCTACCCTGGTGAGGTCCTGGAGAGCGATCCCATCGGGACGGTCACAGTCTCCATCGAGGCAGTTGATGGTGACATTGGTGCCAATGCTCAAGTTGTCTACTACATCACATCGGGAGATCCTTTCAATCATTTTGCCATCGAGAGCAACTCTGGCATGATCTATGTGACCAACCCTCTGGATCGGGAGTTGAAGGATACCTATCGTCTGAATGTGACAGCCACTGATGGTCTTTTCTCTGACACTGCTCAGGTTGTGATCTCAGTACAAGACATCAATGATAACTCTCCTGTCTGTGCACAG ACCTTGTACACTGAGAACATCCGTGAGAACCTTGCATCGGGCCATTACATCCTGCATGTAACAGCATCGGATGCAGACATTGGTAGCAACGCTGAGATAACCTTTTCTCTGGAAGGTGAAGGGTCAGAGTTATTCACCATTGAGAAAGACCAAG ACCAAAACACTGGCACCGTCCGTACCTCTGGCGCCCTTGACTACGAGGCCCAGCAGTTTTATCGCTTCCAGGTGATCGCGAGCGATGGTGGTGGACTGTCCTGCTCATCAGATATCTCCATTGGTTTGCTAGATGTGAATGATAACCCACCTGCATTCTCGCAACTGATCTACAATGTCAGCGTGAGTGAGAACACGACTGTCAACACGCTGCTAACCAGAGTACAGGCTATCGATCCAGATAAAG ATGCCAACAGGAGGCATCGGTTCAGCATCAGTGATGGCAATAGCGAAGCGACCTTCTCACTGGACGATGAGTCTGGCATCTTGACCCTGATACAGCCCTTGGATCGGGAACTCCGCAGCCATTACAACCTGACCCTTGGAGTCACTGATATCCTCCAGGCAAGTCTGACCACCTCAGCACAGCTCATCGTCAACGTCCTGGATGAGAACGACAATGAGCCCCAGTTTGAGAGTGATCTCTACAATGCTTCTATCACTGAGGATGCAGAGATAGGAAGCATTGTTGTCACAGTGCTTGCTATCAGCCAGGATGTAGGACTCAACGCTGAGATCATGTACCAGATTGTCTCCGGCAATGAGCATGGGAAGTTCAAGATCGACAGCACCACAG GTGAGATCAGCGTTGCTTTCGAGCTGGACTTTGAGATGTCCAACAAGTATTACCTGACTGTAAAAGCCACTGACATGGGCACCAACCCTCTCTCTGACACCACCACGATCAACATCTTTATCACCGATGCCAATGACAATTCCCCAGTTTTCAGTGAGGACATCTATAGCATCTCGGTCAACGAAGCAGCAAGGGTTGAAGGGGATGTCATCCAG GTAATGGCTACAGATGCGGACAGTGGAGATAACGGCAGGGTGTCCTACTCTATTGTTCACGGTAACCTCTTCAATCAATTCACCATCAATCCTGACAATGGACTGGTCAGCCTGGCCGCAGAGCTGGACAGAGAACAG ATCTCATCGTACTCCTTGGGAGTGAGAGCCAGTGATGCCGGTGAAGAACCAAGGTACACTGATGTCACCGTCCAGATCATTGTTGATGATATCAACGACAACCCTCCTCTTCTTCCAAGACAGAACTATACCATAATACAACAGGAAGACACCGCGGTGGAGGCTGATCTGCTTCAGCTGAATGCCACAGACCTTGACACACAAGCAAATGGTCCTCCGTTCATCTTTGAGATCGTCAGAGGCAACGACAATGGAGCATTCTTCATCACTTCCACAAATATGCTGAGGAACAGGATCTGGTTCAACAGGGACATCGAGACACAGTACAACCTGACGATAAAGGTGTCTGACAGTGCTCGGTCACCACTTTACTCTCTATCCTacatcacgatcatcatcatcgatcCAATGAATATGCCGGAGGTTGTCACTCCTGTTAAGATATCCATCAATTCCTTTGAGGAGACCTTCCCTGGTGGATGGATTGGACAGATCTCTGCCTCCGACGCTGATCCCTATGATGAGCTTGTCTTTGAGCTTCAAAATGACAATGTCTTCCGCATTGGTCGAGATGATGGCCTCATCATTGCGCCACCAGATTTAGACGAAGGTTTTTACCACATCAATGCCAGTGTCAGTGACGGACAGTTCACTGTTTATGCTGAAGCGAATGTTACCGTTCAGATGCTCAACCAAGCCATGCTGAACAACAGCGTCACCATCACCTTTGCCGATGTCACGCCTGAAGAATTTCTACCAAACTCTGGCATCTTCATGTACACTGTGGCCAACCACTTTTCAGGGGCAACCCCTGAGGATGTTACCATCATCACCTTCCACCCATCGGCTGAAAACAATGACAATACCGATGTTGTCTTCTCCATCCATCGCAGCAAGAGCAGGGAGAGTTTCTTCAAACCCAAGCAGATCCAGAGACAGATGGAGTCCCTCAGTGCTGCTCTTCATGAGCGTATGAAGCATGACGTGGTATCAGCTGTCAGTGACCTGTGTACAGCAGACTCTTGCGAGGAGAGTTACATCTGCAATAACATTGTTAGGTTAGACTTCTCTGACATCTTAACATTCACAACCGATGATGAGAGTTTTGTGTCTTCCAGACTCTACAGGGACTTCACCTGCACCTGTGTTGTAG ATTCCTGTGTGACGACCACCAAGAAGCCGACCACAACCAAGGCGACAACGACGACAACCCCCAAGCCTCGCACGCCGTCTGTGATCAATGATCCTTGTGCAAGCAATCCCTGCCATGCCAACATGAACTGCCGCAGGGATGGCTACAGTGGCTATGTCTGTGAATGCATGGATGATTCTTTGTCTTGCCTTC CTGGACCTGACGAGGCAATGAATTTCAATGGCCAGAGCTATGTGACCTACACCGACCTCGTACTGTCTACATCGTCCACTCTGTTCTCAGCAAGTATCAACACTGATCGTCCCAATGGTGTCATCATGGACGGTGCTGGTGAATTTGACTACAGCGTTCTAGAG ATTGAGAATGGATACCTGACGTATCGTTTGAACTGTGGTACAGGAGAAGCAAAGATTCGCATCACTCAGAAGAAGGTCAATGACTTTGGCTGGCACAAGATCTCAATCAACCGGGAGAAAAACCATGCTGTGCTAACCCTCGATGGTCAGTACACAGCGGAAGGCACAGCACCTGGTGAAAACCAAGACCTGAACATTGACACCATCAGCATCGGCTCCACTCCACCTGCCAAGGGTAGGGCTCGCCGTTCCGCAGATGTTGGCTTTACTGGATGCATGGGTGGGCTGAGTCTTGACAATTCCCCGTTACCCCTCCTGGGTGATTCCGTCCAACCGCACAACATTGGCAAGTGCCAGCGTAGGTGGCCTATGGACTGTAGCCCAAATCCTTGTGAGAACGACGGGAACTGTCTGGACTATGGGTACAGTATCACCTGTGATTGCCTTCATAACTGGTCCGGAGAGAGATGTGAGATCAAGAATTGCCAAGATGATGTCGACTGTGAAGAGTATCCAACAATCACCAGTGGGTTCCCCTTGCaccttatcatcattatcattagtgTCCTGGTTGCTataatcatcatcgtcttcatcCTTGCTGCCTGCCGTTATCATCGCAATAAGAGGAGACGATCACGTTACCCGCCTCGTGACGGAATGGGCCggagttatgatgatgattacaagCGGGACAGTAAGCTGTCGGATTCGGATTACCCACTGAATTTGCCGCTCAACCCGATCGCCACCCCACCAAGTCCAACGCCTCCTCCGCTACCTACACGCCCAGCATCGTACACCCGTAGCAACCATAATTCATTGAACAATCTGGATCGTGACCGTCATGATGACATACCTTACCATGGACAGCCAATCAGTATGCCGCCCTCTCTAGCTCCTGTTCCATCAAACTCTGCTTCGGACAGTGACTCCATTGCCAAACCGACATGGGAGTTTGATACTCCAAGTACGCACAATAGTTTTATCGATG GGCGTGACAGCAATAAGGGTCTTAGCCCCCACCCCATGCAGCATTCTCAACCTAGCATACTACCACCTGTTAGGCGTGGCCTGAATACGCCCATGAACATCCGTCATCCACCGGTGGAGAGCCCCCCTGCCTACCGGGCCGTCAATCCCAACCAGGCTGATATGGTCTCTATGAGCTCCGTTAATACAGAGAATGAAGATGACGGCCTTAGAG GAGGGTTAAAATCAAGCAATAAACCCAAGGGATCCGCCTTGGTGAAGCCAGGTAAGACGAAGGTGATCAAAGATGACAAGAACCCTGATAAGGTCACCGAGAAGGACATAAGCACAGACAATGACACTGATGGATCGGAGGATGTTCACAATACAAGCAACGAGGGCGAGATCATCGGACTCAATGACCTGGAGCAGATGGCTGCTCTGGCGTCAAAGCGAAACTCCACCTTCTCCATGGAGGATGAGAACTCGTCGAAGCGTAACTCGCAGCATTCGGAGGGAGGCGAGCCTGAGCCCGTAGTCACGACCAGCGTCAAGTGCGTGCGCTTCAACATGGAACCGGAGATAAACCAGTTTGAAGTTCTAAGCTCGCAGTCTGAAGCACCTACAGATTCGGAAAGTGAGCGTCCGTATGTGGAACGTGATCAGTCGCTGCGACGAAGCGGTGGACCCATGGAGGTTGAGCAGCAGCCGGTTGATATGAACACTAATGTAGATCCTACGGAGTTTGGCGTGGATGGACCTGTCCTTGTTGTCGCTGATGTAAGCTGCCAGACGGACGATGAACTTGACGATGACGATGAAGCTGGGGAGAATGATCCTTTCCTACCAGCAGGAAGCCCTCTGGAGACCACCACAGAGTTTCACGACACCCATCAGACAGTTTACATCCATAGATCACCTCAGAGTTCTCCAGAAGAAGAGAGAGGAGGCAATCATTCTATCAATACTCAAACGCATCCGCAACCACATA CCCATGGTCCGCAGCGGGGAAAGAAAG GATTTCAGTGGGATTACAGTGACTGGGTTCAGCATCCTGAAGCCCTCAACAACATTCCTGAGATCCCCCCTAGAGCTCCCAGAGACAGCCCCACCAACGTCTCCACCACCACATCCCACATCAACGAAGACGATGACTACGAGACAGAGGACGATGAAGACGAGTACGTGGGCGGGGACGACACCGACTACCCACCGGAAAACGACGACATGCCCATCGCCAGAGCGGCCCAGCACTTCCGGCGCGAGCTGGAGAACTACCCACCAATGGACGATTACAACGGGTTGCCGTTGAACGCCATCAACATGCACCCGGGTCATTACTTGCCATCCCACGGAGGTAGCACTTTGGAGGTCCCGCCGGACTACGAGGGCACCGGAGGCTCACTGGACCACGAGACCACCCCGTTCTTAGTCCCGCAGAGGAATCACCTGGCAAGGGGGCCGGACTACCGCCGACCAATCAGTGACATTTCGCAAGATGCGCTCTCCATGTCGATGTACACGTCGACAAACGCGTCTTGCTCCGACGTGTCGGCTCTAGAGCCGGACAGTGAGATTAATTTAAGTGAATTTGAGTTTGACATTGAGGACCATTTGACAAATCTACAAACAAGTACTGATGTGTAG